In the Arthrobacter sp. Soc17.1.1.1 genome, GATCCCGGTGCGCGATAGAAACGAACGGACACCCGCGTGGTCTTACGACTCTCGACCCTTTTCCTCCGCACCCTGCGGGAAGACCCAGCCGACGCCGAAGTCGCGAGCCACCGCCTGCTGGTGCGCGCCGGCTACATCCGGCGCGCGGCGCCCGGCATCTACAGCTGGCTGCCGCTGGGGCTGAAGGTCCTCGCCCGGGTCGAGGCGATCATCCGCGAGGAGATGGAGGCCATCGGCGCCCAGGAGGTCCACTTCCCCGCGCTGCTGCCCAAGGAGCCCTACGAGGCGACGAACCGGTGGACCGAGTACGGCGACGGCATCTTCCGCCTCACGGACCGCAAGGGCGCCGACTACCTCCTCGCGCCCACGCACGAGGAGATGTTCACGCTGCTCGTGAAGGACCTGTACACCTCGTACAAGGACCTGCCCGTGAGCCTGTTCCAGATCCAGACCAAGTACCGCGACGAGGCGCGGCCCCGCGCGGGCCTGCTCCGCGGCCGCGAGTTCATCATGAAGGACTCCTACTCCTTCGACATCGACGACGAGGGCCTCGAGGCGAGCTACCAGCTGCACCGCGGCGCCTACCTGCGCATCTTCGAGCGCCTCGGCCTCGAGGTGGTCCCCGTGACCGCGACCGCCGGCGCCATGGGCGGGTCGAAGAGCGAGGAGTTCCTCCACCCGACGGCCATCGGCGAGGACACCTTCGTGCGCTCCGCCGGCGGCTACACCGCCAACGTGGAGGCCGTCACCACGGTGGTGCCCGAGGCGATCGACTTCACGGGTGCCCCCGCGGCGGAGGTCCGTGACACCCCGGACACCCCGACCATCGGCACCCTCGTGGACCACGCCAACGCCGCAGCGGCGCGGGCCGACCGCGCGTGGACCGCAGCGGACACGCTCAAGAACGTCGTTCTCGCGGCCGTGCTGCCCACCGGCGAACGCGAGATCGTCGTCGTCGGCGTACCCGGCGACCGCACCGTGGACCTCAAGCGCATCGAGGCGAACATCGCCGGCCACCTCGAGACGGGCGGCGAAGTGGCCGTGGAGGCCGCCGGCGAGGAGGACCTCAGGAAGCACCCGGGCCTCGTGAAGGGCTACATCGGCCCCGGGCTCACGCCCGACGCCGCCGTGCTCGGTCTCGAGGGCTCCACCGGCCTGCGCTACCTCGTGGACCCCCGCGTGGTCAGCGGCACCTCCTGGATCACGGGCGCCAACGAGCAGGGCCGGCACGTCTTCGGGCTCGTGGCCGGTCGCGACTTCACCTGGGACGGGATCATCGAGGCCGTCGAGGTGCGCGAGGGCGACGAGGCACCCGACGGATCGGGACCGCTCATCGCCGCCCGCGGCATCGAGATGGGCCACATCTTCCAGCTCGGCCGCAAGTACGCGGACGCTCTGGGGCTCAAGGTCCTGGACCGGAACGGCAAGCTCGCCACCGTGACCATGGGCTCGTACGGGGTCGGCGTGACCCGCGCCATCGCTGCCCTCGCCGAGTCCAACCACGACGACCGCGGCATCGTCTGGCCGCGCAACGTCGCGCCCGCCGACGTGCACATCGTCGCGACCGGCAAGGGTGCCGAGGTGTTCGAGGCGGCCGAGA is a window encoding:
- a CDS encoding proline--tRNA ligase; translated protein: MVLRLSTLFLRTLREDPADAEVASHRLLVRAGYIRRAAPGIYSWLPLGLKVLARVEAIIREEMEAIGAQEVHFPALLPKEPYEATNRWTEYGDGIFRLTDRKGADYLLAPTHEEMFTLLVKDLYTSYKDLPVSLFQIQTKYRDEARPRAGLLRGREFIMKDSYSFDIDDEGLEASYQLHRGAYLRIFERLGLEVVPVTATAGAMGGSKSEEFLHPTAIGEDTFVRSAGGYTANVEAVTTVVPEAIDFTGAPAAEVRDTPDTPTIGTLVDHANAAAARADRAWTAADTLKNVVLAAVLPTGEREIVVVGVPGDRTVDLKRIEANIAGHLETGGEVAVEAAGEEDLRKHPGLVKGYIGPGLTPDAAVLGLEGSTGLRYLVDPRVVSGTSWITGANEQGRHVFGLVAGRDFTWDGIIEAVEVREGDEAPDGSGPLIAARGIEMGHIFQLGRKYADALGLKVLDRNGKLATVTMGSYGVGVTRAIAALAESNHDDRGIVWPRNVAPADVHIVATGKGAEVFEAAEKLAGELEAAGLTVLYDDRPKVSPGVKFGDAELIGVPTIVVVGRGLADGVLEVKDRRTGEAQDVAVGEAVALLRELTAH